A part of Bacillus thuringiensis genomic DNA contains:
- a CDS encoding spore germination protein: MIWNWLRKKKKSNTTEKNETDNSDQNQQRNSKQDDSDQNQQQNSKQNDSDQNQQQNSKQNNSDQNQQQNSKQNNSDQNQQQNSKQNDSDQNQQQNSKQNDSDQDKQQHSKKDNSAQDQQQNSKQGNLDQDQQQNSKQSNSDQDQQQNSKQSNSNQDQQQNSKQSNSDQDQQQNSKQSNSDQNQQQNSKQDDSDQNQQQNSKQDDSDQNQQHSKKDNSTQDQQQNSKQGNSDQNQQQNSKQDDSDQNQQHSKKDNSTQDQQQNSKQGNSDQDQQHSKKDNSTQDQQQNSGNNSIYDFTKPEKDRIHSLQDLIEKLKQSSDFVNYHTSDNETMPYWISYYRPSLDGEKLQKYLMPTLLARPCASLEELKEHIPMSGITITNDLQKIEDMVLKGHAIIQLNQQDQKCMLANIAIDNYRAPTPPLNESTVIGPQEGFVEDIDTNINLVRKRLPVLDLQTKEMIVGEFSKTKVVMMYLDNLAEKDNVDFLEESLRALEYDQINDSAYIQELMGEKSIFPLYINTERTDRVTKALIDGKIAIFVDGSPSVLLTPVSYFDFFISPEDYNVSWLYATFSRILRLIAVLFSICATPLYVAVLNYHYELIPSDLLETLILSRAQVPFPPLIEALFLELAIDLLREAGARLPMKVGQTLGIVGGIVIGQASVQAGLTSNILLIIVALSALASFITPIYKMGNAVRLLRFPFLIFAEIGGLFGISLGFIFLFTHLFRLTSLRKPYALFYPTRQQSVKDSWIRFPLTMIDTRDVQARPQHVKKAAKGISTKHRSDFDD, from the coding sequence ATGATTTGGAATTGGCTACGTAAGAAAAAAAAATCAAATACAACAGAAAAAAACGAAACAGATAACTCGGATCAGAATCAACAGCGAAATTCTAAACAAGACGACTCAGATCAGAATCAACAACAAAACTCTAAGCAAAACGACTCGGATCAGAATCAACAACAAAATTCTAAACAAAACAACTCGGATCAGAATCAACAACAAAATTCTAAACAAAACAACTCGGATCAGAATCAACAACAAAATTCTAAGCAAAACGACTCGGATCAGAATCAACAACAAAACTCTAAACAAAACGACTCGGATCAGGATAAACAGCAACACTCTAAGAAAGATAACTCGGCCCAAGATCAACAACAAAACTCTAAACAAGGTAACTTGGATCAAGATCAGCAGCAAAACTCTAAACAAAGTAACTCGGATCAAGATCAGCAGCAAAACTCTAAACAAAGTAACTCGAATCAAGATCAGCAGCAAAACTCTAAACAAAGTAACTCGGATCAAGATCAGCAGCAAAATTCTAAACAAAGTAACTCGGATCAGAATCAACAACAAAATTCTAAACAAGACGACTCGGATCAGAATCAACAACAAAATTCTAAACAAGACGACTCGGATCAGAATCAGCAACACTCTAAGAAAGATAACTCGACCCAAGATCAGCAGCAAAACTCTAAACAAGGTAACTCGGATCAGAATCAACAACAAAATTCTAAACAAGACGACTCGGATCAGAATCAGCAACACTCTAAGAAAGATAACTCGACCCAAGATCAGCAGCAAAACTCTAAACAAGGTAACTCGGATCAAGATCAGCAACACTCTAAGAAAGATAACTCGACCCAAGATCAGCAGCAAAACTCTGGAAATAATAGTATTTATGATTTTACGAAACCAGAAAAAGACCGTATTCATTCTCTACAAGATTTAATAGAGAAGCTCAAACAATCTAGCGATTTTGTTAATTATCACACATCTGACAATGAAACGATGCCTTATTGGATTTCTTACTATCGACCTTCGCTTGATGGCGAGAAGTTGCAAAAGTATTTAATGCCTACTCTTTTAGCACGACCTTGTGCTTCATTAGAAGAACTAAAAGAACACATTCCAATGAGCGGGATTACAATTACGAACGATTTACAAAAAATTGAGGACATGGTGTTAAAAGGACATGCGATTATTCAATTGAACCAGCAAGATCAAAAATGTATGCTTGCAAACATCGCGATTGATAATTATCGTGCACCAACCCCCCCTTTAAACGAATCGACTGTTATTGGTCCTCAAGAAGGTTTCGTAGAAGATATTGATACAAATATTAATTTAGTTCGAAAACGTCTTCCTGTTTTAGATTTACAAACAAAAGAAATGATTGTCGGGGAGTTTTCCAAAACAAAAGTTGTCATGATGTATTTAGACAACCTCGCAGAAAAAGATAATGTAGATTTTCTCGAGGAGTCATTACGTGCTCTTGAATATGATCAAATTAATGATAGTGCTTATATACAAGAACTAATGGGTGAAAAGTCGATTTTCCCTCTCTATATCAATACAGAACGCACTGATAGAGTTACAAAAGCACTAATCGATGGGAAAATCGCTATTTTTGTTGATGGCTCTCCAAGTGTTTTACTAACACCTGTATCCTATTTTGATTTTTTCATTTCACCAGAAGACTATAACGTCTCTTGGCTATACGCTACATTTTCACGCATTTTACGCCTTATCGCCGTTCTATTCTCGATATGCGCTACACCGTTATATGTCGCAGTTTTAAATTATCATTATGAACTTATTCCAAGTGACTTACTTGAAACTTTGATTTTATCAAGGGCACAAGTACCATTCCCGCCTTTAATTGAAGCACTCTTTTTAGAACTCGCAATCGACTTATTAAGAGAAGCTGGCGCAAGATTACCGATGAAAGTAGGTCAAACGCTCGGTATTGTAGGCGGTATCGTAATCGGGCAAGCATCTGTACAAGCTGGTTTAACGAGTAATATTTTATTAATTATCGTTGCTTTATCAGCACTTGCTTCCTTTATTACACCTATTTATAAAATGGGTAATGCAGTTCGATTATTACGTTTCCCATTTCTTATCTTTGCAGAAATCGGAGGACTGTTTGGAATTTCTCTTGGATTTATCTTTTTATTTACTCATCTATTCAGACTTACTTCCTTACGTAAGCCGTATGCTTTGTTTTATCCGACAAGACAACAATCTGTTAAAGATTCTTGGATCCGTTTTCCATTAACAATGATTGATACAAGAGATGTGCAAGCAAGACCACAACATGTAAAAAAAGCTGCGAAAGGAATTTCAACAAAACATAGATCGGACTTTGATGATTAA
- a CDS encoding spore germination protein, with protein sequence MSKVQEKYQISPAFVFFLIHGAQFGAGVLGFARIIAKAAGYDGWIGVIITGIGIHILIWMMYVLLKETNGNLIDLHRQTFGKWLGNGISIIFMAYFLIVSISVIRTYVEIIQVWMFPTASTFMLTLFLCLVSYYIISSGFRVITGICVISVGGTLGYLILSLFVLKYSHWDNLLPIFTHSFSDILKAANLSIYSMTGFEIYLMVYPFVKKPMQSHKYAQYGALFSNLLYLFSTLLAFAFFSEKQLLKTIWSQLSMTQVIQLPFIERLEYIAISGYALVIISSFILPLWAAMRGTHEIFRVKQRGILIAFIFITLIVSQLLTNRHDINNFISNAAKVSFWLIYVYIPILFIIVWVKRKWKKSKARAN encoded by the coding sequence ATGAGTAAAGTTCAAGAAAAATATCAAATATCTCCTGCCTTTGTTTTCTTCTTAATTCACGGTGCACAGTTTGGTGCTGGCGTTCTCGGTTTCGCTCGGATTATTGCAAAAGCTGCTGGATACGATGGATGGATAGGAGTTATTATCACAGGAATTGGTATCCATATTCTTATATGGATGATGTATGTCTTATTAAAAGAAACAAATGGAAACTTAATTGATTTACATCGGCAAACATTTGGAAAGTGGCTAGGAAATGGTATTAGCATCATCTTTATGGCTTATTTTTTAATCGTCAGCATTTCCGTCATTCGAACATACGTTGAAATTATTCAAGTATGGATGTTCCCTACCGCTTCCACCTTTATGTTAACACTCTTTTTATGCTTAGTTAGTTATTACATTATTTCTTCTGGATTTCGTGTCATTACTGGCATTTGCGTCATCTCTGTTGGTGGTACACTAGGATATTTAATTCTTAGCTTATTCGTTTTGAAATACTCACATTGGGATAATTTACTTCCTATATTCACACATTCTTTTTCAGATATTTTAAAAGCCGCCAATCTGTCAATCTACAGTATGACAGGCTTTGAGATTTACCTCATGGTTTATCCATTTGTGAAAAAACCTATGCAATCTCATAAATACGCTCAATACGGGGCATTATTTTCAAATCTTCTATATTTATTTAGTACCCTTTTAGCCTTTGCGTTTTTTAGTGAGAAACAATTGTTAAAAACGATATGGTCACAACTTTCTATGACCCAAGTCATTCAATTACCATTCATAGAAAGGCTAGAATATATTGCGATTTCAGGCTATGCACTCGTTATTATTTCAAGTTTTATCCTTCCGTTATGGGCGGCAATGAGAGGCACTCACGAAATATTTCGCGTAAAACAAAGAGGTATTTTAATTGCTTTTATCTTTATCACGCTTATTGTTTCACAACTTTTAACAAACAGGCACGATATTAACAATTTTATTAGTAATGCAGCAAAAGTTAGTTTTTGGCTCATTTATGTATACATCCCAATTCTATTTATTATTGTGTGGGTGAAAAGAAAATGGAAAAAATCAAAAGCACGAGCAAATTAA
- a CDS encoding Ger(x)C family spore germination protein has protein sequence MEKIKSTSKLMLISCITFFSLTGCLQKNIIDDVQLIQGTVFDVAKDNKVKVTFVCPIQKKGNKVQVFEGSANAVKQVKADTSLESSQPFASGQMRVALYTIRLAKTGMSTSFDTLLRDVNIGNALYVGLLEGNGTELLKGKYTTSYNVAIYIKKLLEHNMETGPLPTDNLHVGAFRYYQEGQDYYIPILKKHGDKIKINGIGLFKKDKYIGKIAEKDMFIFKGLLEKHKLDSHEFKTDSAYVMINNIRSVPTYDIKIKNGKPSFFIHVHLDARIQELSKQINLENNKNTKNIEKNVQKQLDVQATKLIKQFKSLNVDPLGLGAKYKQHYRPFKLEEWRQMYKDVPVHIKYTVNITNSGVIE, from the coding sequence ATGGAAAAAATCAAAAGCACGAGCAAATTAATGCTTATTTCTTGTATAACATTCTTTAGTCTAACTGGATGTTTACAAAAAAATATTATCGACGATGTACAACTTATTCAAGGAACCGTTTTTGATGTAGCAAAAGATAATAAAGTAAAAGTGACATTCGTTTGTCCCATTCAGAAAAAAGGTAATAAAGTTCAAGTTTTTGAAGGCAGCGCAAATGCGGTAAAGCAAGTAAAAGCAGACACATCTTTAGAATCTTCTCAACCTTTTGCTAGCGGACAAATGCGTGTTGCTCTATATACGATAAGACTTGCCAAAACAGGAATGTCTACTTCATTCGATACATTACTTCGAGATGTTAATATAGGGAACGCTTTGTATGTTGGCTTATTAGAGGGGAATGGTACTGAACTTTTAAAAGGAAAATATACGACTTCATACAACGTTGCAATTTATATAAAAAAGTTGTTAGAACATAATATGGAGACCGGTCCTTTACCAACAGATAATCTGCATGTAGGAGCATTCCGTTATTACCAAGAAGGGCAAGACTACTATATTCCAATTTTAAAGAAACATGGTGATAAAATAAAAATTAACGGAATTGGTCTTTTTAAAAAGGATAAGTATATCGGTAAAATCGCGGAAAAAGATATGTTCATATTTAAAGGACTATTAGAGAAACACAAATTAGATTCACACGAATTTAAAACAGATTCTGCGTACGTAATGATTAATAATATTCGTTCTGTTCCAACTTACGATATAAAAATTAAAAACGGGAAGCCTTCTTTTTTCATTCATGTTCATCTTGATGCACGTATTCAAGAACTATCGAAGCAAATTAACTTAGAAAATAACAAGAACACAAAAAACATTGAAAAAAATGTCCAAAAACAATTGGATGTACAGGCTACCAAATTAATTAAGCAGTTTAAATCTTTAAACGTAGATCCTCTCGGGCTAGGTGCAAAGTATAAACAACATTATCGCCCATTCAAATTAGAAGAATGGAGACAAATGTATAAAGATGTTCCGGTTCATATAAAATACACCGTAAATATTACAAATTCTGGTGTAATTGAATGA
- a CDS encoding HAD family hydrolase, whose amino-acid sequence MTNEKGLDKGYELVAKMHEEFGHPVTNTPTKLTEERAKIRASFMQEELEEFLEATTVEDQYDALIDLIYFAFGTFAEMGVRPDKGFEIVNNANMAKLFPDGKPRFREGDGKILKPEGWQAPEPQLRAEIERQRQDAEKNC is encoded by the coding sequence ATGACAAACGAAAAAGGTTTAGATAAAGGATACGAACTTGTTGCGAAAATGCATGAAGAGTTCGGACATCCTGTGACAAATACTCCAACAAAACTAACAGAAGAGCGTGCAAAAATTCGTGCTAGCTTTATGCAAGAAGAGCTAGAAGAATTTCTAGAAGCAACGACTGTTGAAGATCAATATGATGCACTGATTGACCTTATTTACTTTGCATTCGGAACGTTTGCCGAAATGGGCGTACGTCCAGATAAAGGATTCGAAATTGTAAATAATGCAAACATGGCAAAATTATTCCCTGATGGGAAACCTCGATTCCGCGAAGGCGATGGCAAAATTCTAAAACCAGAAGGCTGGCAAGCACCAGAGCCACAACTTCGTGCTGAAATCGAACGCCAACGCCAAGATGCTGAAAAAAACTGCTAG